CGTAGGCGCTCTTGCCGTCTCCGGCGACCGCGACCATGTGGCCCTTGCCCGCGCCGAGCGCAATCTCGGCGACGATCTTGCCGCGCGCCACGTCGATCCGCAGCAGATGCTGCGAGGCCTCGGTGGTGGCCAGGGCCTCGCGCCCGCCGGGCAGGAAGCGCAGTCCGTGCGGGCGGCCGTGGCGGCCGAGGTCGACGATCCGCGGCGGCGCCTTGCCGCGCAGATCGAGCACGCTC
This genomic interval from Salifodinibacter halophilus contains the following:
- a CDS encoding gluconolaconase, which encodes PAAAGELLVGNKSADTVWRLSLEDGRKLGEFATGKAPHEIVVAPDGRTALVANYGSDSAGNTLSVLDLRGKAPPRIVDLGRHGRPHGLRFLPGGREALATTEASQHLLRIDVARGKIVAEIALGAGKGHMVAVAGDGKSAY